The DNA window TGGGAAGGCAAGGATATGTTTCGGGATTTCTTTTTCTCCGAAAACGACTCCCAAAACTGCGCAGCATAAGCCGCTCTTTGCCTCCCCAATCCACATAAACCACAACAATGTCTACTATGAGTAAACCAACTGTCAGGAAGGGCGGTCGTCCCTCTAAACCGACCGATGAGAAGCGCACCCATGTGGTGACAATCAAACTGAACGATGCCGAATACTCCGACCTTCTGGAGCGGTCAAAAGCCGCCGGAGTAAAGATGGCGGAGTATGTACGCCACGGTGCGTTCCGGCTCACGATTGTCAGTCGCCTGAGCGGGATTGAACAGGAAATTGCTAGAGGAATACTAAATCTCAGTTCCGATTTCAATCAGGCAATGACATGTTTTCATCAGCTCAAACTCCGCAGTGCGGCCAATAAATTAGTCGCCGTCGTCGATAAGATGTTTGACATTCTCAAAAAATTAAGGCCCAATAAAGAGACTGATTATGTTTGCAAGAATACTTAAAAGCGGCACGTTTCACGATGTTGTGGGGTATGTGACGCGCCAGTTCCACGACCCGAAAGAGTACACACACGACACATGGCGCATCATCGGAAACGAAAATATTTTCACTACCGACTATGCGAAAATGGTTCAGTCGTTTGAAGCGATACATGGATTTATGCCCGGTAAAGAGAATCCGGCAGGACATATTTCCATCAGTTTTGACAACGCTGACGCGCCTCGTATGACCGATGAATTTATGGCTCAGCTCGCGAAAGAGTATATGGAAGGTATGGGTATCAAGGACACACAATATCTTATCGTGCGCCATCTGGAAACCGGACATCCGCATTTCCATATCGTCTATAACCGTGTAAATATGTCAGGCAAGGCAGTCGACGAGCGCAATAATTTCAGGCGCAGCGACCGTGTTGTAAAGGCTATCAAGGACAAATACGGACTCACATACTCGCCGCTGAAACAGAAATACGAGGACAAAATTCCGGTATTCAAGGAGCGGATAAGTCAGGCGATTTATGGCTGTAAGTCGTGGGATGAGTTCTCGCGCCGCCTCGCCTGTGCCGGAATTGAGGTAAAATTTCATGACGATCACAACACCGGCAAACACATCGGCGTGAAATTTACGGACGGAGACATAACGGTCAACGGGTCTAAAATCGACCGTGCTTTCACATATCGCCGCCTGAACAACCTCTTTGAGTTTAACCGCAGACAAGGATTTGAGCAATCAGACTCTATCCAGCAGAACCCGAAAGTAACCGTCGAATATATCCCGACGCAAAAGTCCTCCCTTGTGGAAGATGTGATTGAAGCCACCGTCGGGGCAATCGGAAATCTGTTCTCTCTCGGCCCCGGCTTCGACCCGGAGGAACAGGCGTTTCAAAACGCCATCAAGAAAGAAGAAGCCAAACGTAAACGCAAATCAAGAAGAATCTGAATATGTCAAAGTTATATGATGACGTCAAGAAACAAGGTGAGCAGATTGACGACCTGCAAAAGACAGTAACCAACCACACCACTCGCATCGAGACCCTCGAAACCAAGGCGAAGGCAACCCCTCCGACACAAACACAGGCGATGCCGTCAGAGGTCAAGGTTGTGCTTCCGGACGATATTGCCCGAAAGTCCGACATAGAGAAAGCCGTGACTGAGATTACCCGCAAATGCAATGCCGGAGAACACCCGATACCGCAGTCGGTAACGGTGACTGTCAGTGCATTGGACGCACTTGAAAAAGTGGAGTATGACAAGGCTATCCGAAAGGCTGTCAAGGATGAAATCCAGAATACCGATAAAAAAGCCGTAGAGAACAATGCTATTCTCAAAAGAATTGAGAACCGGCAGAACA is part of the Duncaniella dubosii genome and encodes:
- a CDS encoding plasmid mobilization protein — encoded protein: MSKPTVRKGGRPSKPTDEKRTHVVTIKLNDAEYSDLLERSKAAGVKMAEYVRHGAFRLTIVSRLSGIEQEIARGILNLSSDFNQAMTCFHQLKLRSAANKLVAVVDKMFDILKKLRPNKETDYVCKNT
- a CDS encoding relaxase/mobilization nuclease domain-containing protein, translated to MFARILKSGTFHDVVGYVTRQFHDPKEYTHDTWRIIGNENIFTTDYAKMVQSFEAIHGFMPGKENPAGHISISFDNADAPRMTDEFMAQLAKEYMEGMGIKDTQYLIVRHLETGHPHFHIVYNRVNMSGKAVDERNNFRRSDRVVKAIKDKYGLTYSPLKQKYEDKIPVFKERISQAIYGCKSWDEFSRRLACAGIEVKFHDDHNTGKHIGVKFTDGDITVNGSKIDRAFTYRRLNNLFEFNRRQGFEQSDSIQQNPKVTVEYIPTQKSSLVEDVIEATVGAIGNLFSLGPGFDPEEQAFQNAIKKEEAKRKRKSRRI